Proteins from one Deinococcus actinosclerus genomic window:
- the rplI gene encoding 50S ribosomal protein L9: MQVILLEPGKLGKTGDVVNVKDGYARNWLIPQGIATPATASNMKSLEARIRARQKTLAAEKASAEDLASRLNGVAVELSVRAGEGKIYGAVTHQDVADSLDKLGFDVDKRRITMPKTVKEIGEYDISYRAHPEVSIPMKLVVHAAK; this comes from the coding sequence ATGCAAGTAATTCTTCTTGAACCCGGCAAACTCGGCAAGACCGGCGACGTCGTGAACGTCAAAGACGGCTACGCCCGCAACTGGCTGATCCCCCAGGGCATCGCCACGCCGGCCACCGCCAGCAACATGAAGAGCCTCGAGGCCCGCATCCGCGCCCGCCAGAAGACCCTGGCGGCCGAGAAGGCCAGCGCCGAGGACCTCGCCAGCCGCCTGAACGGCGTGGCCGTGGAACTCAGCGTCCGCGCCGGCGAAGGCAAGATCTACGGTGCGGTCACGCACCAGGACGTTGCCGACTCGCTCGACAAGCTGGGCTTCGACGTGGACAAGCGCCGCATCACGATGCCGAAGACCGTCAAGGAAATTGGCGAGTACGACATCTCCTACCGCGCCCACCCAGAAGTGAGCATCCCCATGAAGCTCGTGGTGCACGCCGCGAAGTAA
- the prfB gene encoding peptide chain release factor 2 (programmed frameshift): protein MQELLEKLASLREYLDIPGKTRRLNELDRELSDPELWNDSARARKVTQEAGTLRRVVEGYQTLNSDAQGLSEMLEMADADEREMLMEEQTSIEKRVDELYKETLFTMKHADTAAIVRVKSGAGGTESMDWAGMLTRMFMRWAERRGYKVDLIDQVDGDQAGVISSEFIIRGEKAFGMMLPEHGVHRLVRVSPFDSNNRRHTSFASVDVVPEVPEEEINIHIPDSDLRRDVFRSQGAGGQGVNTTDSAVRLTHLPTGIAVASQQTRSQIKNHEIALQILKQRLYDIEMRKREEEEAKARGEQKKIEWGSQIRSYVLDKQYIKDHRTGVMKHNPDDVLDGDLEDLQWAGLEWMAGKRVAEENSDDE from the exons ATGCAGGAACTGCTGGAAAAACTCGCGTCGCTCCGGGAGTACCTT GACATTCCCGGAAAAACGCGCCGCCTGAACGAACTCGACCGTGAACTGAGCGACCCGGAACTCTGGAACGATTCCGCGCGCGCGCGCAAGGTGACGCAGGAGGCCGGAACCCTCCGGCGCGTGGTGGAGGGGTACCAGACCCTGAACTCGGACGCGCAGGGCCTCAGCGAGATGCTGGAGATGGCCGACGCCGACGAGCGCGAGATGCTCATGGAAGAGCAGACGTCCATCGAGAAGCGTGTGGACGAGCTGTATAAGGAAACGCTGTTCACCATGAAGCACGCCGACACGGCCGCCATCGTGCGCGTGAAGAGCGGTGCGGGCGGCACCGAGAGCATGGACTGGGCCGGGATGCTCACCCGGATGTTCATGCGCTGGGCCGAGCGCCGGGGCTACAAGGTCGACCTGATCGATCAGGTGGACGGCGATCAGGCGGGCGTGATCAGCAGCGAATTCATCATCCGGGGCGAGAAGGCCTTCGGGATGATGCTGCCCGAGCACGGCGTGCACCGCCTCGTGCGCGTGTCCCCGTTCGACAGCAACAACCGCCGCCACACGTCCTTCGCGTCGGTGGACGTCGTGCCGGAAGTGCCGGAAGAGGAAATCAACATCCACATCCCGGACAGCGACCTGCGCCGTGACGTGTTCCGCTCGCAGGGCGCGGGCGGACAGGGCGTAAACACGACCGACTCGGCCGTGCGCCTCACCCACCTGCCGACCGGGATCGCGGTGGCCTCGCAGCAGACGCGCTCGCAGATCAAGAACCACGAGATCGCCCTGCAGATCCTCAAGCAGCGCCTCTACGACATCGAGATGCGCAAGCGCGAGGAAGAGGAAGCCAAGGCGCGCGGCGAGCAGAAGAAGATCGAGTGGGGCAGCCAGATCCGCTCCTACGTGCTGGACAAGCAGTACATCAAGGACCACCGCACGGGCGTGATGAAACACAACCCCGACGACGTGCTCGACGGCGACTTGGAAGACCTCCAGTGGGCCGGCCTGGAATGGATGGCCGGCAAGCGGGTCGCGGAAGAGAACAGCGACGACGAGTAA
- a CDS encoding ABC transporter ATP-binding protein has translation MIEVEHLDKRYGDSFAVQDLNLTFPEGQLTALLGPSGCGKTTTLRMINRLIEPTGGRILLNGQDTRSLKPEVLRRGIGYVIQQIGLFPHLSVAQNVATVPDLLGRDRRMTAQRVDELLDLVGLDPAVYREKRPAELSGGQAQRVGVARALAADPPVLLMDEPFGALDPLARDRLQEAFRDIQRRLGKTVIMVTHDIDEALRLGDRVALMRAGRLEQFGTPDDLIHRPASDFVRDFLGEDATLRQLAGRPVSAFVRAGLPSPGAPRVQADLNARSALSVMLRESHDTLEVLRGEELLGHVAWQDLRGQGPA, from the coding sequence ATGATCGAAGTGGAACATCTGGACAAACGCTACGGCGACAGTTTCGCCGTACAGGACCTGAACCTCACGTTTCCGGAAGGGCAGCTCACGGCATTGCTGGGGCCGTCGGGCTGCGGCAAGACGACCACGCTGCGGATGATCAACCGCCTGATCGAACCGACCGGGGGGCGCATCCTGCTGAACGGGCAGGACACCCGCAGCCTGAAGCCGGAGGTGCTGCGGCGCGGCATCGGCTACGTCATCCAGCAGATCGGGCTGTTCCCGCACCTGAGCGTCGCGCAGAATGTGGCGACCGTCCCGGACCTCCTGGGCCGCGACCGCCGCATGACCGCGCAGCGCGTGGACGAGCTGCTGGACCTCGTGGGCCTGGATCCCGCCGTGTACCGCGAGAAACGTCCTGCCGAGCTGTCGGGCGGACAGGCGCAGCGGGTGGGCGTGGCCCGCGCGCTGGCCGCCGACCCCCCCGTGCTGCTGATGGACGAGCCCTTCGGGGCGCTGGACCCGCTGGCCCGCGACCGCCTGCAGGAGGCGTTCCGCGACATCCAGCGGCGACTGGGCAAGACGGTGATCATGGTCACGCACGACATTGACGAGGCGCTGCGCCTGGGGGACCGGGTGGCGCTGATGCGCGCGGGCCGCCTGGAACAGTTCGGTACGCCGGACGACCTGATCCACCGGCCCGCGAGCGACTTTGTGCGGGACTTCCTGGGTGAGGACGCCACGCTGCGCCAGCTGGCCGGGCGGCCCGTGTCGGCGTTCGTCCGTGCGGGTCTCCCCTCGCCGGGCGCGCCGCGCGTGCAGGCGGACCTGAACGCCCGCAGCGCCCTGAGCGTGATGCTGCGCGAGAGCCACGACACGCTGGAGGTCCTGCGCGGCGAGGAGCTACTGGGGCACGTCGCGTGGCAGGATCTGCGCGGCCAGGGGCCCGCGTGA
- a CDS encoding ABC transporter permease, producing MPWGVLLWPALLLLCLLPGVLPALINPLNLGEVGAFDPPLWRLTLTHLGLVALSGVVVLALGLPLAVAVTRPGWDAPRQLAETLVGLGQTVPTFAILALAVPALGFGWAPTLLGLIVYGLVPVVSNAVLGLSGVDRGVLDAARGMGMTAWQRLWRVELPLARPVILAGLRTSIVYNVGTATVGAALGAGGLGEPIINGLSQQNTALVLCGALLSALLALTLDAWLGLIERRAGQMS from the coding sequence ATGCCGTGGGGGGTGCTGCTGTGGCCCGCACTGCTCCTGCTGTGTCTGCTGCCGGGGGTCCTCCCGGCCCTGATCAATCCCCTGAACCTGGGCGAGGTGGGAGCTTTCGATCCCCCGCTGTGGCGACTGACCCTGACGCACCTGGGACTGGTCGCGCTGTCGGGCGTGGTAGTCCTGGCGCTGGGATTGCCGCTGGCGGTCGCCGTGACCCGCCCCGGCTGGGACGCTCCCCGCCAGCTGGCCGAGACGCTGGTGGGCCTGGGTCAGACCGTGCCGACCTTCGCGATCCTGGCCCTGGCTGTCCCCGCACTGGGCTTCGGCTGGGCCCCCACCCTGCTGGGCCTGATCGTATACGGCCTCGTGCCGGTCGTCAGCAACGCCGTGCTGGGCCTGAGCGGCGTGGACCGGGGCGTGCTCGACGCCGCGCGTGGCATGGGCATGACCGCGTGGCAGCGCCTGTGGCGGGTGGAACTGCCACTGGCCCGGCCCGTGATCCTGGCAGGCCTGCGGACCAGCATCGTGTACAACGTCGGCACCGCCACCGTGGGGGCCGCATTAGGCGCGGGTGGGTTGGGTGAACCAATCATTAACGGCCTGTCGCAGCAGAACACGGCGCTGGTGCTGTGCGGCGCGCTGCTTTCCGCGCTCCTGGCGCTCACTCTGGACGCCTGGCTGGGCCTGATTGAACGCCGGGCGGGACAGATGTCATGA
- a CDS encoding DinB family protein, protein MTTPSEPASSAVSGMLDILREAVEGGHPGQGTAFLDGTKADGSGNHGLLATLATLSAEQASREVLGSTVAAHAAHVAYHLEVIVRWERDGDRGPFDWKGSFQPAQVDAAGWEAARERLRAAYDALTTFARTWEDRPADGDVTGGLTGAVAHVAYHLGAIRQLIKGTP, encoded by the coding sequence ATGACCACACCCAGCGAGCCGGCGTCCAGCGCAGTCAGCGGCATGCTCGACATCCTGCGCGAAGCCGTGGAGGGCGGCCACCCCGGGCAGGGCACCGCCTTTCTGGACGGCACGAAGGCGGACGGCAGCGGCAACCACGGGCTGCTCGCCACCCTGGCCACCCTGAGCGCTGAGCAGGCCAGCCGGGAGGTGCTGGGCAGCACCGTCGCGGCGCACGCCGCGCACGTGGCCTACCACTTGGAGGTCATCGTCCGCTGGGAACGCGACGGAGACCGCGGTCCCTTCGACTGGAAGGGGAGTTTCCAGCCTGCCCAGGTGGACGCCGCCGGGTGGGAGGCCGCCCGCGAGCGGCTGCGCGCCGCCTACGACGCCCTGACGACCTTCGCCCGCACCTGGGAGGACCGGCCCGCCGACGGGGACGTGACCGGTGGCCTGACGGGTGCGGTCGCGCACGTCGCGTACCACCTGGGCGCCATCCGGCAGCTGATCAAGGGCACGCCGTGA
- a CDS encoding serine/threonine-protein kinase produces MSEASTIPGYTLHRVLGRGNTSLVRLATNPQGQLVALKLPLPETLAAQDAAERFGNEVRLTLQFRHPHLVRGFEGTPFGPNAFLALTYYPQGALNEQLARLPGRSLPLDSALRILADVASALTYLHRQGAVHQDVKPQNVYVTEDGRAALADLGNTYFVAQGGKTSGSPFYMAPEVYQGEATSSASDVYSMGVMLYELLSGDRPFHGTTYEELMMAHLTRFVPPLVHLNPQVPRPVARLAELALAKRPADRPSADQLRRALLGALGESPEEAVEDDVKPVVETGRPVGRHGASPLRPAAPEPAPTVPPEKVSAEKGGRNWNPFRRRK; encoded by the coding sequence ATGAGTGAGGCCAGCACCATTCCCGGGTACACCTTGCACCGCGTGCTTGGGCGAGGCAATACCTCACTGGTGCGCCTAGCCACCAATCCGCAGGGGCAGCTGGTGGCCCTCAAGCTCCCCCTGCCCGAGACGCTGGCGGCCCAGGACGCCGCCGAACGGTTCGGCAACGAGGTGCGCCTGACCCTCCAGTTCAGGCACCCCCATCTGGTGCGCGGGTTCGAGGGGACGCCCTTCGGCCCGAATGCCTTCCTGGCCCTGACCTACTATCCCCAGGGCGCCCTGAACGAGCAGCTCGCCCGGCTCCCGGGCCGGTCGCTGCCGCTGGACTCGGCGCTGCGGATCCTGGCGGACGTCGCCTCAGCCCTGACGTACCTGCACCGGCAGGGCGCGGTGCATCAGGATGTCAAACCGCAGAACGTGTACGTGACCGAGGACGGCCGCGCCGCCCTGGCCGACCTGGGGAACACGTATTTCGTGGCGCAGGGCGGCAAGACCAGCGGCAGTCCCTTCTATATGGCGCCCGAGGTCTACCAGGGTGAGGCGACGAGCAGTGCCAGTGACGTCTACAGCATGGGCGTGATGCTCTACGAGCTCCTGAGCGGGGACCGGCCCTTTCACGGGACGACCTACGAGGAACTGATGATGGCGCACCTGACCCGGTTCGTGCCGCCGCTGGTGCACCTGAATCCACAGGTGCCGCGCCCGGTGGCGCGCCTGGCAGAACTGGCGCTGGCCAAACGACCGGCCGACCGGCCCAGTGCCGATCAGCTGCGCCGGGCCCTGCTGGGCGCTCTGGGCGAGTCACCGGAGGAAGCGGTGGAGGACGATGTCAAGCCGGTCGTGGAAACTGGCCGGCCGGTCGGTCGGCACGGCGCCAGTCCACTCCGGCCGGCCGCTCCGGAGCCGGCGCCGACCGTCCCGCCGGAGAAAGTCAGTGCGGAGAAGGGGGGGCGGAACTGGAATCCGTTCCGCCGCCGCAAATAG
- a CDS encoding Lrp/AsnC family transcriptional regulator, with the protein MVTAIVMVQAERQRVQETAEALAGVPSVREVYSVTGEWDIVAILKLTRYEDLDDVVTGHLRKVEGIARTQTMLAFRTYNDSLLDQGFGVGLDEAQQP; encoded by the coding sequence ATGGTGACAGCGATCGTGATGGTGCAGGCCGAGCGGCAGCGCGTGCAGGAGACCGCCGAGGCGCTGGCGGGCGTTCCGAGTGTCCGCGAGGTGTACTCGGTGACGGGCGAGTGGGACATCGTGGCGATCCTGAAACTCACGCGCTACGAGGATCTGGACGACGTGGTGACCGGGCACCTGCGCAAGGTGGAGGGCATCGCGCGCACGCAGACGATGCTGGCGTTCCGCACCTACAACGACTCCCTGCTCGATCAGGGGTTCGGGGTGGGACTGGACGAGGCGCAGCAGCCCTGA
- a CDS encoding single-stranded DNA-binding protein, producing MARGMNHVYLIGALARDPELRYTPSGTAVFEATIAGEDHIIGNDGRERKLPWYHRVSILGKPAEWQAERNLKGGDAVMVEGSVEYSQWEAPEGGKRSMVRVKALRMEQLGYTPELVQDAGGGVRMSSGMNEVILIGNVTRDPELRYTPAGDAVLGLGLAVNETWNDRQGQRQEKTHWIDVTLWRDLAESMKELRKGDPVLVQGRLVNEAWTDRDGNKRNSTKVEATRVEALSRGAGAGNPAATPAGPRTQTASSAARPQSGSYGQPSRAANTGTRSGGLDIDQGLDDFPPDEEDLPF from the coding sequence ATGGCCCGAGGCATGAACCACGTTTACCTGATCGGTGCACTCGCCCGCGATCCCGAACTGCGCTACACCCCCAGCGGCACCGCCGTGTTCGAAGCCACCATCGCCGGTGAAGATCACATCATCGGCAACGACGGGCGCGAACGCAAACTCCCCTGGTACCACCGCGTGTCCATCCTCGGCAAACCCGCCGAGTGGCAGGCCGAACGCAACCTGAAAGGCGGCGACGCCGTGATGGTCGAAGGCAGCGTGGAGTACAGCCAGTGGGAAGCCCCTGAAGGCGGCAAACGCAGCATGGTCCGCGTCAAGGCCCTGCGCATGGAACAGCTCGGGTACACCCCCGAACTCGTTCAGGACGCCGGAGGCGGCGTTCGCATGAGCAGCGGCATGAACGAAGTCATTCTCATCGGGAACGTCACCCGTGACCCCGAACTGCGCTACACCCCCGCCGGCGACGCCGTGCTCGGACTCGGCCTGGCCGTGAACGAGACCTGGAACGACCGACAGGGCCAGCGGCAGGAGAAGACCCACTGGATCGACGTGACGCTGTGGCGCGACCTCGCCGAGAGCATGAAAGAACTCCGCAAGGGGGACCCCGTGCTCGTGCAGGGACGACTGGTCAACGAAGCGTGGACCGACCGCGACGGCAACAAACGCAACTCCACCAAAGTAGAGGCGACGCGAGTCGAAGCCCTGTCCCGAGGCGCAGGGGCCGGTAACCCTGCAGCCACCCCCGCCGGACCTCGCACGCAGACCGCGAGCAGTGCGGCGCGCCCCCAGAGCGGCAGCTACGGCCAGCCGAGCCGGGCAGCGAACACGGGGACCCGTTCGGGCGGCTTAGATATTGACCAAGGTCTCGACGATTTCCCACCGGACGAAGAAGACCTGCCGTTCTGA
- a CDS encoding glycine betaine ABC transporter substrate-binding protein: MRHRQVNRVALLGAALFTAGALGSASAKAIVVGSKLDPEAQILGQMIVLTLRNAGLDVTDKTNLGDTGVNRKAILAGEIDVYPEYTGNAVYLFPKAKISAKQAGNPGTIYGLARQLDSKNGVTWLKPANVNNTWVIAVPQALAQSAKLSSVADLAKYLGSGGKFKIAGSPEFFNRPDTMPAFEESYGFKLKAEQKLVLAGATPPQTQQAAASGTNGVNAAMAYGTDGTLAALKLVALKDPKGAQAVYQPAPIIRTATLKANPQVEALLNKTFATLSQSTLQGLNAKVALEGRTAQDVAREYLKGKGLIK; encoded by the coding sequence ATGAGACATCGTCAAGTGAATCGCGTGGCCCTGCTGGGCGCGGCCCTCTTCACGGCGGGCGCGCTGGGTTCGGCGTCCGCGAAGGCCATCGTGGTGGGCAGCAAACTCGACCCCGAGGCGCAGATCCTGGGGCAGATGATCGTCCTGACCCTGCGCAACGCCGGGCTGGACGTGACCGACAAGACCAACCTGGGCGACACCGGCGTGAACCGCAAGGCGATCCTGGCCGGTGAGATCGACGTGTACCCCGAGTACACCGGCAACGCCGTGTACCTCTTCCCGAAGGCGAAGATCAGCGCCAAGCAGGCCGGGAACCCTGGCACGATCTACGGCCTGGCGCGCCAGCTCGACAGCAAGAACGGCGTGACGTGGCTCAAGCCCGCAAACGTGAACAACACCTGGGTGATCGCGGTGCCGCAGGCGCTGGCGCAGAGCGCCAAGCTGAGCAGCGTCGCCGATCTGGCGAAGTACCTCGGCAGCGGCGGGAAGTTCAAGATCGCGGGCAGCCCGGAGTTCTTCAACCGCCCCGACACCATGCCCGCCTTCGAGGAGAGCTACGGCTTCAAGCTGAAGGCCGAGCAGAAGCTGGTGCTGGCCGGCGCTACCCCGCCCCAGACGCAGCAGGCGGCGGCGAGCGGTACGAACGGCGTGAACGCCGCGATGGCCTACGGCACCGACGGCACCCTGGCGGCGCTGAAACTGGTGGCCCTGAAGGATCCCAAGGGCGCGCAGGCGGTGTACCAGCCCGCGCCGATCATCCGCACGGCGACCCTGAAGGCCAACCCGCAAGTGGAAGCGCTGCTGAACAAGACCTTCGCCACCCTCAGCCAGAGCACCCTGCAGGGCCTGAACGCCAAGGTGGCGCTGGAGGGCCGCACCGCGCAGGACGTGGCGCGCGAGTACCTGAAGGGCAAGGGGCTGATCAAGTAA
- a CDS encoding CarD family transcriptional regulator produces MKQTAFEPGDRVVLPPYGIGVVSSVCLRPVAGEDQAYYQVDFPNTSSRAFVPVASPDIAGMRAALTARDMPALLDSLKTSRLNLPRQWAARHRRVTEILVSGNPFELAILTCELRRWNVERGLPDLDRQAFRRAIKLLEQEVSGLEDDGAQDVQQLLVHAWNETPQAVAAD; encoded by the coding sequence TTGAAGCAGACCGCCTTTGAACCCGGTGACCGCGTCGTCCTTCCGCCCTACGGTATCGGGGTGGTGAGCAGCGTCTGCCTGCGCCCCGTCGCCGGGGAAGACCAGGCCTACTACCAGGTGGACTTCCCGAACACGTCCAGCCGCGCCTTCGTCCCCGTCGCGTCCCCGGACATCGCCGGGATGCGCGCCGCCCTCACCGCCCGCGACATGCCCGCCCTGCTGGATTCCCTGAAGACCAGCCGCCTGAACCTGCCCCGCCAGTGGGCCGCGCGGCACCGCCGCGTGACCGAGATTCTGGTCAGCGGCAACCCCTTCGAACTGGCGATCCTGACCTGCGAACTGCGCCGCTGGAACGTCGAGCGGGGCCTGCCCGATCTGGACCGTCAGGCGTTCCGCCGCGCGATCAAGCTGCTGGAGCAGGAGGTCAGCGGCCTGGAAGACGATGGCGCACAGGACGTGCAGCAGCTGCTTGTCCATGCCTGGAACGAGACCCCTCAGGCCGTCGCCGCTGACTGA
- a CDS encoding ABC transporter permease: MLWLAALPMLAGAWLPWVLLRPNRLAPGEYLRLPPAWVALAAVLALLPALTGQVRRGLVWLPATLALLLGVWLLGGRTAAALVGQADFARASAASGVWLYLLGAGVATYAAGLALPERRWVAWLWLPPALALLLGGHLAGWSVLVEGRNEGPRWVQELGQHLRLVGSALGLSVLIGMPLAVWAAGRTRVADAVLGVANAVQTLPSLALLGLLIAPLSALANAVPALREAGISGIGVAPALTAMTLYALLPVLRNGVVALRGVPAGVIDAARGMGMTASQRFWRVQVPLALPVWLGGVRQAAVLLVGVAAVAALIGAGGLGTYIFKGLQSAASDLILLGAVPAALLAILVDGALRALEGWLGRRLGRAT, from the coding sequence GTGCTGTGGCTCGCGGCCCTGCCGATGCTGGCCGGGGCGTGGCTGCCGTGGGTGCTGCTGCGCCCGAACCGCCTCGCGCCCGGGGAGTACCTGCGGCTGCCACCCGCCTGGGTGGCACTGGCGGCCGTGCTGGCGCTGCTGCCGGCCCTGACGGGTCAGGTGCGGCGTGGGCTGGTGTGGCTGCCCGCCACGCTGGCGCTGCTGCTGGGCGTGTGGCTGCTGGGCGGGCGCACGGCGGCGGCGCTCGTGGGGCAGGCGGACTTCGCGCGGGCCAGTGCGGCCAGTGGCGTGTGGCTGTACCTGCTGGGGGCGGGCGTGGCGACCTACGCGGCGGGGCTGGCCCTGCCGGAGCGCCGCTGGGTGGCGTGGCTGTGGCTGCCGCCCGCGCTGGCGCTGCTGCTGGGCGGGCACCTGGCGGGCTGGTCGGTGCTGGTCGAGGGTCGCAACGAGGGCCCGCGCTGGGTGCAGGAGCTGGGGCAGCACCTGCGGCTGGTGGGGAGCGCGCTGGGCCTGTCGGTGCTGATCGGGATGCCGCTGGCGGTGTGGGCAGCGGGTCGCACGCGCGTCGCGGACGCGGTGCTGGGCGTGGCGAACGCCGTGCAGACGCTCCCCAGCCTCGCCCTGCTGGGCCTGCTGATCGCGCCGCTGTCGGCGCTGGCGAACGCCGTACCCGCCCTGCGCGAGGCCGGGATCAGCGGGATCGGCGTGGCCCCGGCGCTGACCGCGATGACGCTGTACGCGCTGCTGCCGGTGCTGCGCAACGGCGTGGTGGCCCTGCGGGGCGTGCCCGCCGGGGTGATCGACGCGGCGCGCGGGATGGGCATGACCGCCTCGCAGCGCTTCTGGCGGGTGCAGGTGCCCCTGGCGCTGCCGGTGTGGCTGGGCGGGGTGCGGCAGGCGGCGGTACTCCTCGTGGGCGTGGCGGCAGTCGCGGCCCTGATCGGCGCGGGGGGCCTGGGCACGTACATCTTCAAGGGCCTCCAGAGCGCCGCGTCGGATCTGATCCTGCTGGGGGCCGTGCCGGCGGCGCTGCTGGCGATTCTCGTGGACGGCGCGCTGCGGGCGCTGGAAGGCTGGCTGGGCCGCCGCCTGGGGAGGGCCACATGA
- the rpsR gene encoding 30S ribosomal protein S18, with protein sequence MTQTNSAERKPRGKGPKRPRKPKVDPFSIGELEITDYKDVKMLRRFVSDTGKILPRRRTGLSAKHQRRIAQTIKIARQLALLPYTEKLVRK encoded by the coding sequence ATGACCCAGACCAACAGCGCCGAGCGTAAACCGCGCGGCAAGGGACCCAAGCGTCCCCGCAAGCCCAAGGTCGATCCGTTCTCCATCGGGGAACTGGAAATCACCGATTACAAAGACGTGAAGATGCTGCGCCGTTTCGTGAGCGATACGGGCAAGATCCTCCCCCGCCGCCGCACGGGCCTCTCGGCCAAGCACCAGCGCCGCATCGCGCAGACGATCAAGATCGCCCGCCAGCTGGCCCTGCTGCCCTACACCGAGAAGCTCGTCCGGAAATAA
- the rpsF gene encoding 30S ribosomal protein S6 has protein sequence MNQYDLNLILNPNLSAEQVGIEKDYIETTVKNAGGEISNLDELGNRRLAYAVNKDREGYYLMYTIKAAGNPETDIASTLRLRDHVRRVLVVKDRPEWKTKKA, from the coding sequence ATGAACCAGTACGACCTGAACCTGATCCTGAACCCCAACCTCAGCGCCGAGCAGGTGGGCATCGAGAAGGACTACATCGAGACCACCGTGAAGAACGCGGGCGGGGAAATCAGCAACCTGGACGAGCTCGGCAACCGCCGCCTCGCCTACGCCGTGAACAAGGACCGCGAGGGCTACTACCTGATGTACACCATCAAGGCCGCCGGCAACCCCGAAACGGACATCGCCAGCACCCTGCGTCTGCGTGACCACGTGCGCCGCGTCCTGGTGGTCAAGGACCGCCCGGAGTGGAAGACCAAGAAGGCCTGA